Proteins encoded by one window of Dietzia sp. B32:
- a CDS encoding AAA family ATPase — MSRILLASDSADLRGLIATATGEPVSVIAGAPLPAGPSQLFQQLGSGIAIPQVVVIDTAAGRNEALQLSSRLAAECPGMAVVLVSDHPDAFALAALRAGACDVVHLDADVAEIAAVLGRAAQVAATTAPQGPGDPAMNGSASTRGRVISVVSPKGGVGKTTVATNLAVGLARSAPNSTVLVDLDVQFGDVASALNLDPEHTLLDVVRGPAVKDSMVLKTFLTQHQTGLYTVCAPASPADADDITSADVAQLLKTLASEFRYVVVDTAPGLDDHALAAIDQADELVLLTSLDVPGVRGLRKEMAILRDLALDFDKRHILVNFADPRSGLTKADAEATIGTGVDLVLPRSKAVPVSVNQGLPLLQSDTRDPMTKQLRKLVDQFTPAPMRPTQTAVPLTMGGRHRLRRKRVKA; from the coding sequence ATGAGCCGCATACTTCTCGCTTCCGATTCCGCCGATCTTCGCGGACTGATCGCCACCGCGACCGGCGAACCGGTCTCGGTGATCGCCGGAGCCCCGCTGCCCGCCGGCCCGTCGCAGTTGTTCCAGCAGCTCGGTTCGGGTATCGCCATCCCCCAGGTCGTCGTGATCGACACCGCCGCAGGCCGCAACGAGGCGCTGCAGCTCTCGTCCCGCCTCGCCGCCGAGTGCCCCGGCATGGCCGTGGTGCTGGTGAGCGATCACCCGGACGCCTTCGCCCTGGCCGCCCTGCGGGCTGGCGCGTGCGACGTGGTGCACCTCGACGCCGATGTCGCCGAGATTGCAGCGGTGCTCGGTCGCGCCGCACAGGTCGCCGCCACTACCGCACCCCAGGGGCCAGGTGACCCCGCCATGAACGGCAGCGCCAGCACGCGCGGCCGCGTCATCAGCGTGGTCTCCCCCAAGGGCGGGGTCGGCAAGACGACGGTCGCCACCAACCTGGCGGTGGGCCTGGCCCGCTCCGCCCCGAACTCGACGGTCCTCGTGGACCTGGACGTGCAGTTCGGCGACGTGGCCAGCGCACTCAACCTCGACCCCGAGCACACCCTTCTCGATGTGGTCCGCGGCCCGGCCGTCAAGGACTCGATGGTCCTCAAGACCTTCCTCACCCAGCACCAGACCGGCCTCTACACCGTGTGCGCGCCGGCGTCCCCCGCCGACGCCGACGACATCACCTCCGCCGACGTGGCCCAGCTGCTGAAGACCCTGGCCTCGGAGTTCCGCTACGTCGTGGTGGACACCGCCCCCGGACTGGACGACCACGCGCTCGCCGCGATCGACCAGGCCGACGAGCTGGTCCTCCTCACCAGTCTCGACGTGCCGGGCGTCCGGGGCCTGCGCAAGGAGATGGCCATCCTGCGCGACCTGGCCCTGGACTTCGACAAACGACACATCCTGGTGAACTTCGCCGACCCGCGCAGCGGGCTGACCAAGGCCGACGCCGAAGCCACCATCGGCACCGGAGTCGACCTGGTCCTCCCCCGCAGCAAGGCCGTGCCCGTCTCCGTCAACCAGGGCCTGCCCCTCCTGCAGAGCGACACCCGCGACCCCATGACCAAGCAGCTGCGCAAACTGGTCGACCAGTTCACCCCGGCGCCCATGCGCCCCACCCAGACCGCCGTGCCCCTCACCATGGGAGGCCGGCACCGACTCCGTAGGAAGCGGGTGAAGGCATGA
- a CDS encoding CpaF family protein, producing the protein MSLSDRLRAARVATGTTLTDAPPTEAAAPVPAATDPTSSVATATSMATTTRSAAAGTTQSLASASGPLTDDPTADPLIALKERAATALFERIGARLNNPSLTEDQLHTMVRAELNKVVEDETVPLTGDQRQRLITDVQADVLGHGPLEKLLEDPDITEIMVNGPDMIFVERAGQITRHPSRFTSEDHLRQVIERIVSRIGRRVDESSPLVDARLADGSRVNAVIPPLAVNGSSLTIRKFSKDPYQVHDLIRFGTITPEMAEVLQACVQARLNIIVSGGTGSGKTTLLNVLSSFIPEGERIVTIEDAVELQLQQDHVVRLESRPANIEGRGEITIRELVRNSLRMRPDRIVVGEVRGGETLDMLQAMNTGHDGSLSTVHSNSPRDAIARLETLVLMAGMDLPLRAIREQIASAVDVIIQLTRLRDGTRRITAVTEVQGMEGQTVTLQDAFLFDYSAGVGPDGKFLGKPVATGVRPRFTDRFTELGITLSPRVFGATTDGAGSIR; encoded by the coding sequence ATGAGCCTGTCCGATCGCCTCCGCGCCGCGCGCGTCGCCACCGGCACGACCCTCACCGACGCGCCCCCGACCGAGGCCGCCGCGCCGGTCCCCGCCGCCACGGACCCGACGTCGTCCGTGGCCACCGCCACCTCGATGGCGACGACGACGAGGTCGGCCGCTGCGGGCACCACGCAATCTCTCGCGTCCGCGAGCGGTCCCCTCACCGACGACCCGACCGCCGATCCGCTGATCGCCCTCAAGGAACGCGCGGCCACCGCACTGTTCGAGCGCATCGGCGCTCGGCTGAACAACCCCTCGCTCACCGAGGACCAGCTCCACACCATGGTCCGCGCCGAGCTCAACAAGGTCGTCGAGGACGAGACCGTCCCGCTGACCGGGGACCAGCGCCAGCGCCTCATCACCGACGTCCAGGCCGACGTCCTGGGTCACGGCCCGCTCGAGAAGTTGCTCGAGGACCCGGACATCACCGAGATCATGGTCAACGGTCCCGACATGATCTTCGTCGAGCGCGCCGGTCAGATCACCCGACACCCCTCGCGATTCACCTCCGAGGACCACCTGCGGCAGGTGATCGAGCGGATCGTCTCCCGCATCGGCCGCCGCGTCGACGAGTCGTCCCCGCTGGTCGATGCCCGCCTCGCGGACGGCTCCCGCGTCAACGCGGTGATCCCTCCCCTGGCCGTCAACGGCTCCTCGCTGACGATCCGGAAATTCTCCAAGGACCCGTACCAGGTCCATGACCTCATCCGCTTCGGCACCATCACCCCCGAGATGGCCGAGGTTCTGCAGGCCTGCGTGCAGGCACGACTCAACATCATCGTCTCCGGCGGCACCGGATCCGGTAAGACCACCCTGCTCAACGTCCTGTCCTCGTTCATCCCCGAGGGCGAGCGGATCGTCACCATCGAGGACGCCGTCGAGCTCCAGCTGCAGCAGGACCACGTGGTCCGGCTCGAGTCCCGACCCGCGAACATCGAGGGCCGCGGGGAGATCACCATCCGTGAACTCGTCCGGAACTCCCTGCGTATGCGTCCCGACCGCATCGTGGTGGGCGAGGTCCGCGGTGGCGAGACCCTCGACATGCTCCAGGCGATGAACACCGGCCACGACGGCTCACTCTCCACCGTCCACTCCAATTCGCCACGTGACGCCATCGCCCGCCTGGAGACGCTGGTGCTCATGGCGGGCATGGACCTGCCGCTACGGGCCATCCGGGAGCAGATCGCCTCCGCCGTCGACGTCATCATCCAGCTCACCCGCCTCCGCGACGGAACCCGCCGCATCACCGCCGTCACCGAGGTCCAGGGCATGGAGGGGCAGACGGTCACCCTGCAGGACGCGTTCTTGTTCGACTACTCCGCCGGCGTCGGTCCCGACGGCAAGTTCCTCGGCAAGCCCGTCGCCACCGGGGTGCGCCCGCGGTTCACCGACCGGTTCACCGAACTCGGCATCACCCTGTCCCCCCGCGTGTTCGGGGCCACCACCGACGGAGCGGGGTCGATCCGATGA
- a CDS encoding type II secretion system F family protein translates to MTASLFSPAAFGLAAVTLAIAVLTFLALAPARGHIPRERRRPDQPDGPGLLNRTATALTEAIDSLLRRRGTTGAGQLERAGVRMGLQDYVFLVVVATIVAFALGLILIGPLMGVFLALLAPAGGYILLQVLAARRRAAFADQLDDSLQLMASSLRAGHSLLQALASVAREAEQPTSEEFARIINETRVGRELAPALEETANRMGSQDFVWVTQAIAINREVGGNLAEVLDGVGHTIRERNQIRRQVQALAAEGKLSAYVLMALPFGIGGFLFISNPSYIGVLTQSPLGWGMIAAGVVMLIIGGIWLSKVVRIKF, encoded by the coding sequence ATGACCGCGTCGCTGTTCTCTCCCGCTGCCTTCGGGCTCGCCGCCGTCACCCTGGCCATCGCCGTCCTCACCTTTCTGGCGCTCGCCCCCGCACGCGGCCACATCCCGCGCGAGCGCCGGAGGCCCGACCAGCCCGACGGCCCCGGCCTGCTGAATCGCACCGCCACCGCGCTCACCGAGGCGATCGACTCGCTCCTGCGCCGCCGCGGGACCACCGGAGCCGGCCAGCTCGAACGCGCCGGCGTCCGCATGGGGCTCCAGGACTACGTCTTCCTCGTCGTCGTCGCCACGATCGTCGCCTTCGCCCTGGGACTGATCCTCATCGGGCCACTGATGGGCGTGTTCCTCGCCCTCCTCGCCCCCGCGGGCGGATACATCCTGCTCCAGGTCCTCGCCGCCCGCCGACGCGCCGCGTTCGCGGACCAGCTCGATGACTCCCTGCAGCTCATGGCCAGCAGCCTGCGCGCCGGACACAGCCTCCTGCAGGCACTGGCCTCCGTGGCCCGCGAGGCCGAACAGCCGACCTCCGAGGAGTTCGCTCGGATCATCAACGAGACCCGCGTCGGTCGCGAGCTCGCGCCGGCGCTGGAGGAGACCGCGAACCGGATGGGTAGCCAGGACTTCGTCTGGGTCACCCAGGCGATCGCCATCAACCGCGAGGTCGGAGGCAACCTCGCCGAGGTCCTCGACGGCGTCGGCCACACCATCCGCGAACGCAACCAGATCCGCCGACAGGTCCAGGCACTCGCCGCCGAGGGCAAGCTCTCCGCCTACGTCCTCATGGCACTGCCGTTCGGCATCGGCGGATTCCTGTTCATCTCCAACCCCTCGTACATCGGCGTGCTCACCCAGAGCCCGCTGGGCTGGGGGATGATCGCCGCCGGAGTGGTGATGCTCATCATCGGCGGGATCTGGTTGAGCAAGGTCGTGCGCATCAAATTCTGA
- a CDS encoding type II secretion system F family protein: MPLTAALAVFVLTASVFLLAFAVFAGRDTVRARTVANLRRGTDDGFASAVDLTGVDDDDSRSRMYEVARRLTPVGTIRRLEKLSIRAGRPRGWSIQRLVVAKIVLPLAVVLLGLMLLRANPEPLLLLLMLGTAVVCYFLPELLLQSRGQERNDEIALELADTLDQMTIAVEAGLGFDAAMARAGRNGTGPLAQELIRTLQEIQVGQLRRTAYEQLAIRTDVPDLRRFIRAIIQADAYGISVADVLRTQASEMRLKRRQRAEEKAQQVPVKVIFPLLTCILPVLFIVLLGPTAINMMEAFS; the protein is encoded by the coding sequence ATGCCGCTGACCGCCGCGTTGGCCGTGTTCGTCCTGACCGCCTCCGTGTTCCTGCTGGCCTTCGCCGTCTTCGCCGGCCGGGACACCGTCCGGGCGCGCACCGTCGCCAACCTCCGCCGCGGGACCGACGACGGATTCGCCTCCGCCGTCGACCTGACCGGTGTTGACGACGACGACTCCCGCAGCCGCATGTACGAGGTCGCCCGCCGACTGACGCCGGTCGGCACCATCCGCAGGCTCGAGAAGCTGTCCATCCGCGCCGGTCGGCCCCGCGGCTGGTCCATCCAACGGCTCGTCGTGGCCAAGATCGTCCTGCCCCTGGCCGTGGTGCTGCTGGGCCTCATGCTGTTGCGTGCCAATCCGGAGCCGCTGCTGCTCCTGCTCATGCTGGGGACCGCGGTCGTCTGCTACTTCCTGCCCGAGCTCCTCCTGCAGAGCCGCGGCCAGGAGCGCAACGACGAGATCGCGCTCGAGCTGGCCGACACCCTCGACCAGATGACCATCGCGGTGGAGGCCGGGCTCGGCTTCGACGCCGCCATGGCCCGCGCCGGGCGCAACGGCACCGGCCCGCTCGCGCAGGAGCTCATCCGCACGCTGCAGGAGATCCAGGTGGGCCAGCTCCGCCGGACCGCCTACGAGCAGCTGGCCATCCGCACCGACGTGCCCGACCTGCGCCGGTTCATCCGCGCGATCATCCAGGCCGACGCCTACGGCATCTCCGTGGCCGACGTGCTGCGCACGCAGGCGTCCGAGATGCGGCTCAAGCGGCGGCAGCGCGCCGAGGAGAAGGCGCAACAGGTGCCGGTCAAGGTGATCTTCCCGCTCCTCACGTGCATCCTGCCCGTACTGTTCATCGTGCTGCTCGGTCCCACCGCGATCAACATGATGGAGGCGTTCTCCTGA
- a CDS encoding A24 family peptidase: MLFVIAAASAVVAGVAAAVLGRWMRSVAGSDSRWLRCGLHVVLAAAGGFGAAHLALGWADLVTFLVLAVACALLVPIDLAVFRLPDALVLPLYPVVFLGLAVTAAMFDEWGSFGRAAAAAAALFAFYFVLALINPSGLGLGDVKLSGVLGAFLGWFGWPAVLAGTLAAFVINAAVALVLLAAGRVGAKSGIAFGPAMVIGAVVGAAYWAVRSAALAG; the protein is encoded by the coding sequence ATGCTCTTCGTGATCGCCGCGGCCTCGGCCGTCGTGGCCGGTGTGGCCGCGGCGGTGCTCGGGCGATGGATGCGCTCGGTCGCCGGGTCGGACTCGCGGTGGCTGCGCTGCGGCCTGCACGTTGTGCTGGCGGCGGCCGGAGGGTTCGGTGCCGCGCATCTGGCCCTGGGCTGGGCGGACCTGGTGACGTTCCTCGTCCTGGCCGTGGCCTGCGCGCTGCTGGTGCCGATCGACCTGGCGGTGTTCCGCCTGCCGGATGCGCTGGTCCTGCCGCTGTACCCGGTGGTGTTCCTCGGTTTGGCGGTGACGGCCGCGATGTTCGACGAGTGGGGCTCGTTCGGCCGGGCCGCCGCGGCGGCGGCCGCGCTGTTCGCGTTCTACTTCGTGCTGGCGCTCATCAACCCGTCCGGACTCGGCCTGGGGGACGTCAAGCTCTCCGGCGTGCTCGGCGCGTTCCTCGGCTGGTTCGGCTGGCCCGCCGTGCTCGCGGGGACGTTGGCCGCGTTCGTCATCAACGCCGCGGTCGCGCTCGTGCTCCTGGCCGCGGGTCGGGTGGGGGCCAAGAGCGGCATCGCGTTCGGCCCGGCCATGGTGATCGGCGCGGTCGTCGGCGCCGCCTACTGGGCCGTGCGCTCGGCGGCGTTGGCGGGCTGA
- a CDS encoding tryptophan-rich sensory protein, which yields MTDARATGQRHAGLPGGPADAAGPGDLPAPTGWALPIITLLGTAAAIVAAFIGSGALGGTPIAEAAGGVLSADATPVAPAGSAFSIWSVIYLGLAAYALWQLTPVARRSVRQAALRPWALASVLLNAAWIWAVQMELILGSVLVIVLLLAVLIRIMFILGAPRIGGVPETVVTDGTFGLYLGWVSVAFFANTYAWLASEGVDVVTEVPFGIVGIIVAAAVGVATALLSGGRIPPALATAWGLAWVAYGRTSGEHESAALVWTAAIASVVVVVVALARRLTVRTRQPRAAQPANAAERTAQ from the coding sequence GTGACAGACGCCCGTGCGACGGGACAGCGGCACGCCGGGCTGCCGGGCGGGCCCGCCGACGCCGCCGGCCCCGGCGACCTGCCCGCCCCGACCGGCTGGGCGCTGCCCATCATCACCCTGCTGGGGACCGCCGCCGCGATCGTGGCCGCCTTCATCGGCAGCGGAGCGCTGGGCGGGACGCCGATCGCCGAGGCCGCCGGCGGGGTCCTGTCCGCCGACGCCACGCCGGTCGCGCCCGCCGGGTCGGCGTTCAGCATCTGGAGCGTGATCTACCTCGGGCTCGCCGCATACGCCCTCTGGCAGCTCACGCCGGTGGCCCGCCGCTCGGTCCGGCAGGCGGCGCTGCGGCCGTGGGCCCTGGCCTCGGTGCTGCTCAACGCCGCGTGGATCTGGGCGGTCCAGATGGAGCTGATCCTGGGATCCGTGCTGGTGATCGTGCTGCTGCTCGCGGTGCTCATCCGCATCATGTTCATCCTCGGGGCGCCGCGCATCGGCGGGGTGCCCGAGACCGTGGTCACCGACGGCACGTTCGGCCTGTACCTCGGCTGGGTATCGGTGGCGTTCTTCGCCAATACCTACGCGTGGCTCGCGAGCGAAGGCGTCGACGTGGTGACCGAGGTGCCGTTCGGGATCGTCGGCATCATCGTGGCCGCCGCCGTGGGCGTGGCGACCGCGCTCCTCAGCGGCGGGCGGATCCCGCCGGCGCTGGCCACCGCGTGGGGCTTGGCGTGGGTTGCGTACGGCCGCACCTCGGGCGAGCACGAATCGGCGGCCCTGGTGTGGACGGCGGCGATCGCGTCCGTCGTGGTGGTCGTCGTTGCCCTCGCCCGGCGACTCACGGTCCGCACGCGGCAGCCGCGCGCGGCTCAGCCCGCCAACGCCGCCGAGCGCACGGCCCAGTAG
- a CDS encoding cation-translocating P-type ATPase, producing MTCASCANRIERKLNKLDDVTAEVNYATEKARVQIPEGLQPQLLLDTVEQAGYHAQLPKPRNTQPRTSAPGADGSAADGGQSTGHAGNATDDTAGPDRVDELRQRVLVSAVLSIPVIAMAMIPALQFTNWQWLSLTLAAPVIVWGAWPFHRAAAINLRHGAFTMDTLVSLGTSAAFLWSLYALFFGHAGMPGMTHGFEFSLSPSDGAGDIYLEAAAGVTTFILLGRYFEARSKRSAGAALRSLLELGAKDVSVLRAGVDGGRVEARIPVEDLQVGDEFVVRPGEKIATDGEIVDGASAVDTSMVTGESVPAEVGPGDVVVGGTVNASGRLTVRATRVGSDTQLAQMAQMVEDAQSGKAAAQRLADRISGIFVPVVLVLAVVTFAFWMLTGGGAALAFTAAVAVLIIACPCALGLATPMALMVGTGRGAQLGILIKGPEVLESTRKVDTIVLDKTGTVTTGQHALVSTTVAAGEDRAEVLRRAGAVEDASEHPIARAIAAGAREEVRDLPAVADFANHEGLGVSGRVGAGPGRAAAEPAVDGSSGADDDEVVVVGRPALLAERNMPLTQELEAALAEAARAGQTAVAVGWGGKARGVLVVADQIKDSSAEAIEKFRELGLTPILLTGDNAAVAASVAAEVGIDPGPQTVISEVMPADKVDVVRRLQAEGRVVAMVGDGVNDAAALATADLGLAIGTGTDAAIEASDLTLVRGDLRSAADAIRLSRSTLGTIRGNLFWAFAYNVAALPLAAAGLLNPMIAGAAMAFSSVFVVANSLRLRRFRATV from the coding sequence ATGACCTGCGCCTCGTGCGCCAACCGGATCGAGCGCAAACTCAACAAGCTCGACGACGTCACCGCCGAGGTCAACTACGCCACCGAGAAGGCGCGCGTGCAGATCCCCGAGGGGCTGCAGCCGCAGCTCCTGCTGGACACCGTCGAGCAGGCCGGATACCACGCACAGCTGCCGAAGCCCCGGAACACTCAGCCCCGCACGTCCGCGCCCGGCGCTGACGGTTCCGCGGCCGACGGCGGACAGTCGACCGGCCACGCCGGCAACGCCACCGACGACACCGCCGGCCCCGACCGGGTCGACGAGCTGCGTCAGCGCGTCCTCGTCTCCGCCGTCCTGTCGATCCCGGTCATCGCCATGGCCATGATTCCGGCGCTGCAGTTCACCAACTGGCAGTGGCTGTCCCTGACGCTGGCCGCGCCGGTCATCGTGTGGGGCGCGTGGCCGTTCCACCGCGCCGCCGCGATCAACCTGCGCCACGGCGCGTTCACCATGGACACGCTCGTCTCGCTCGGTACGTCCGCGGCGTTCCTGTGGTCGCTGTACGCCCTGTTCTTCGGCCACGCGGGTATGCCGGGGATGACGCACGGATTCGAGTTCAGCCTCTCTCCCAGTGACGGAGCCGGGGACATCTACCTCGAGGCCGCCGCGGGCGTGACCACGTTCATCCTGCTGGGTCGCTACTTCGAGGCCCGGTCCAAGCGCTCCGCCGGCGCCGCGCTGCGGTCGCTCCTCGAGCTCGGTGCGAAGGACGTCTCCGTGCTGCGCGCCGGTGTTGATGGCGGGCGTGTGGAGGCCCGCATCCCGGTGGAGGACCTGCAGGTCGGCGACGAGTTCGTCGTCCGCCCCGGCGAGAAGATCGCCACCGATGGCGAGATCGTCGACGGCGCCTCCGCGGTCGACACCTCCATGGTCACCGGCGAGTCCGTTCCCGCCGAGGTCGGCCCCGGCGACGTCGTGGTGGGCGGCACCGTCAACGCCAGCGGCCGCCTGACCGTGCGCGCCACCCGCGTCGGCTCCGACACCCAGCTCGCGCAGATGGCGCAGATGGTGGAGGACGCCCAGTCCGGTAAGGCCGCCGCACAGCGCCTCGCCGACCGCATCTCCGGGATTTTCGTCCCCGTCGTCCTGGTGCTGGCCGTGGTGACGTTCGCCTTCTGGATGCTCACCGGCGGCGGCGCCGCCCTGGCGTTCACCGCGGCCGTGGCGGTGCTCATCATCGCCTGCCCGTGTGCGCTCGGCCTGGCCACGCCGATGGCCCTGATGGTGGGCACCGGCCGCGGCGCGCAGCTGGGCATCCTCATCAAGGGCCCCGAGGTCCTGGAGTCCACCCGCAAGGTCGACACGATCGTCCTGGACAAGACCGGCACCGTCACCACCGGTCAGCACGCGTTGGTCTCTACGACTGTCGCGGCCGGTGAGGATCGCGCCGAGGTGCTGCGCCGCGCCGGGGCCGTAGAGGACGCCTCCGAGCACCCCATCGCCCGCGCCATCGCCGCCGGCGCCCGCGAGGAGGTCCGCGACCTGCCGGCCGTAGCGGACTTCGCCAACCACGAGGGTCTGGGGGTGTCGGGGCGCGTTGGCGCTGGTCCCGGGCGCGCGGCCGCGGAACCCGCTGTCGATGGTTCCTCCGGGGCCGACGACGACGAGGTGGTCGTCGTGGGCCGTCCCGCCCTACTGGCTGAGCGGAACATGCCGCTGACGCAGGAGCTCGAGGCGGCCCTGGCCGAGGCCGCCCGGGCTGGTCAGACCGCTGTCGCGGTGGGCTGGGGCGGAAAGGCCCGCGGGGTCCTCGTGGTGGCCGACCAGATCAAGGACTCCTCCGCCGAGGCCATCGAGAAGTTCCGCGAGCTGGGTCTCACCCCGATCCTGCTCACCGGGGACAACGCCGCGGTGGCCGCCTCGGTCGCTGCCGAGGTCGGCATCGATCCAGGACCGCAGACGGTGATCTCCGAGGTTATGCCGGCCGACAAGGTCGACGTGGTCCGCCGGCTGCAGGCAGAGGGGCGCGTGGTGGCGATGGTCGGCGACGGCGTCAATGATGCTGCCGCCCTGGCCACCGCCGACCTGGGCCTGGCGATCGGCACCGGTACCGACGCGGCGATCGAGGCCTCCGACCTCACGCTGGTGCGCGGGGACCTCCGCTCGGCGGCCGACGCGATCCGACTCTCGCGGAGCACGCTCGGCACCATCCGGGGCAACCTGTTCTGGGCGTTCGCCTACAACGTCGCGGCGCTCCCGCTGGCCGCGGCCGGGCTGCTCAACCCGATGATCGCGGGCGCCGCGATGGCGTTCTCCTCGGTGTTCGTGGTGGCCAACAGCCTGCGCCTGCGGAGGTTCCGCGCGACCGTCTGA
- a CDS encoding heavy-metal-associated domain-containing protein, protein MSATATFTVSGMTCGHCVASVQEEVSEISGVTEVEVDLESGRLVAVSSDPVDPAAVRAAVDEAGYTVTSEG, encoded by the coding sequence ATGTCCGCCACCGCAACCTTCACCGTCTCCGGCATGACCTGCGGCCACTGCGTCGCCTCCGTGCAGGAGGAGGTCTCGGAGATCTCGGGAGTCACGGAGGTCGAGGTCGATCTGGAGTCGGGTCGCCTCGTCGCCGTCTCCTCCGATCCGGTCGATCCCGCGGCGGTCCGTGCCGCCGTGGACGAGGCCGGGTACACCGTCACATCTGAGGGATGA
- a CDS encoding metal-sensitive transcriptional regulator produces the protein MAEHGYAPHKEDHLKRLRRIEGQARGLQRMVEEDKYCIDILTQVSAMTRALQSVSLSLLEEHLGHCVAGAIGNGSPEEAEAKLAEANAAIARLVRS, from the coding sequence ATGGCTGAGCACGGATACGCCCCGCACAAGGAGGACCACCTCAAGCGGCTGCGCCGCATCGAGGGTCAGGCCCGCGGGCTGCAACGGATGGTCGAGGAGGACAAGTACTGCATCGACATCCTCACGCAGGTCTCCGCCATGACCCGCGCCCTGCAGTCCGTCTCCCTGAGCCTGCTCGAGGAGCATCTCGGCCACTGCGTCGCCGGGGCCATCGGGAACGGCAGTCCGGAGGAGGCCGAGGCCAAGCTCGCCGAGGCCAACGCCGCCATCGCCCGCCTGGTCAGGTCCTGA
- a CDS encoding DUF4383 domain-containing protein translates to MTDTTRTARPARPRSPVQYAALAFGVVFLLVGIAGFIPGITTAYDTMQFAGHHSEAMLLGLFQVSILHNIVHLLYGVVGLLMARTASQARIYLLAGGAVYLVLWIYGLVIGHDSSANFVPLNTADNWLHFLLGIAMVALSFLHRRQPRRAYEIHDTR, encoded by the coding sequence ATGACCGACACGACCCGCACCGCTCGCCCGGCCCGGCCCCGCTCCCCCGTCCAGTACGCAGCCCTCGCCTTCGGCGTGGTGTTCCTGCTCGTGGGTATCGCCGGCTTCATCCCCGGGATCACCACCGCGTACGACACCATGCAGTTCGCCGGCCACCACTCCGAGGCCATGCTGTTGGGCCTGTTCCAGGTGTCGATCCTCCACAACATCGTCCACCTGCTTTACGGAGTCGTCGGCCTCCTGATGGCCCGCACCGCTTCGCAGGCCCGCATCTACCTACTGGCAGGCGGTGCCGTCTACCTGGTCCTGTGGATCTACGGCCTGGTGATCGGTCACGACTCGTCGGCCAACTTCGTGCCGCTCAACACGGCCGACAACTGGCTGCACTTCCTCCTGGGCATCGCCATGGTCGCCCTGTCCTTCCTCCACCGCCGGCAGCCGCGCAGAGCCTATGAGATCCATGACACCCGGTAG